Proteins co-encoded in one Alphaproteobacteria bacterium genomic window:
- a CDS encoding GYD domain-containing protein, with the protein MPTYIALVTYTDQGIRRVKESPKRLDQAKALLREMGGEFRSFYMTMGGYDIVVVYEAPDDAISARFTLLLGSAGFVRTTTLKAFPEQAYREIIASLA; encoded by the coding sequence ATGCCAACTTACATCGCACTTGTCACCTACACCGATCAGGGTATTCGTCGGGTCAAAGAGTCACCCAAGCGTCTCGATCAGGCGAAAGCGCTCCTCAGGGAGATGGGTGGGGAGTTCAGGTCGTTCTACATGACGATGGGCGGTTACGATATCGTTGTCGTTTATGAAGCGCCCGACGACGCCATCTCCGCACGGTTCACGTTGCTCCTCGGAAGTGCCGGATTTGTGCGCACGACAACGCTTAAGGCATTTCCCGAACAAGCATACCGGGAGATCATTGCCTCGTTGGCCTAG